TAGGAATGATAGTTGGCCATTGAAGAgctcctctgcagcagctggagtTTAAGTGCCATGTTCAAGGGCATCTTGATGGTAAtttatgaagaggaggaggagagtgttTCTCATTCATTTACCCAACCCAGATGTTTCTAGCAGTTCTAAGGATTCTAACTGGTGACCAAACTGGTTTCTATGACCTCTAAACTCCTGCTACCTCCCATCAGTCTTCTATATATCTGACTTGCTTGAGCCTTTATCCTCTGCTTATTTGTTGCACAGTTGAACAGGAGAGCAGCAGTAGACGACTGAAGGATACAactctcattcctctctctaTGGGGTCTGTGAGCAGCAGACCTCTAGGAGCATAGATCTTCTCATTCTGCTCCTGGATGtagccagatattttcctcagcaCCTGGAATGAAacagggaggcagagaggggTTAGAAAAGGACAGAGGTACATCTAGAGATAATCCAGATTTGATTAGAACCATTGGAGGCACAAGAAGAACCTAAAAAACCGGCAGAACATGTAGGAGAGAAAAATCTGAACAGAAATTCCAGCTGGGGATCAATTATCTGCATATCACCTTTCAAAGTCTCCCTGTGTTACATGTAATAACCACATACCTAAATGAAGCTAAACATGGGCAGGGCTGCAACAACTTCAACCTCCTCCTGTGCTGTCATGggtggaaaaaatgaaaaatggaagaaatgaGTTTGCAGTCCTGTGCATAGTTAGCATACGGCATATGATACTGACTCTCCCCAAGTCATTGCCCGTCTTTATTTTTCCTGAACATTATAATCTAAACTCAAAGTAATTCCATTATGCTCTAAGTACAGCAGTTATTTTTATACATAGTTCCAAGCCGCTCATGTCAAGCAATGCTGTATGAATTGAATTACTAAAATTGACGAGCATGAGCTTTTCTCGTTTTGAAGTTTTCCATTTGGAAGCTTTAGTTCCTAATTCCAAAGATGGCTCTCTCAGGCTAAATGTCATGCCTTGGTTAACTGTCGGGGCAATTTGGAAACACTCGAAAATGTGAAGTGGACAGTTTATTTAGATTGCATTGGCACTGGACTTATTTCTCAGCTTTGCAAGTGAGTATTGCATCAACTGTGCAAAAACCACAGAGCAGCAGTGGAGTGAAGCTGAGCAGTAAGTTCAGACCATGCCTTGGCAAACAAATTCAAACAAGCATGCCTGTATACATTCTCATACGCAttataaccaaacacacacacacacactaacatagtTTGCCCTGGAGAGCAGAGAAGTATGAGTATTTAAAAAAACCTAAACACTGTGACCTAGTCCCAAGTTGCTGCTGATAGCAACCGAATGACTGCTGACTGATGGCCGGTCATGCTAAAAAGACAGCTATTAGCTAAAGTGGCATTATTAGAGCAGCTTATTCAGCCTGGGCTATGCCTCTGTGGACAGCAACAATGCTGATGTGCCATGCCTCTCCTAAAATCTGCCTAACCATGTCAATCAGCTAAACCACGCTCCACTGGGCCTCATGTACACTGAAAAGGCTGTCACCACTCCCACAACGGAGGTGCAATTGTttgcacatctgtctgtctttgttaaaacaacacacatcagTATAATAGCAACATCAGCAAAAATTACAGCATCACAAACTGTGTATTGTATTATGTATTACAGGAAAAAATTGCTTTATTACAACTTGAGTCTAATCCTCTGACCACTTGTGCATCTTGTTCTgtgatctcagcaattaacttggCGTCATCATAAGTAGAAAACTACAATAATAGGATCCAAACTGTAATAAGCCACAAGTATCCTTTACAGATgatgtatttgtatgaaacactTCTGTGAATTCCTGAGCTGATTTATTGAACATGACACATGCACATCCTCTTTTGCGAGTTCACTAAAGGTCACTGCAGTACTCAGCCTTGAGAGATTAAAACAATAGAGACCGTGCAACACACTGAGCAGCACTCCTCTGGGATGTCAAAGGCCTGCTACAGCTGCAGGCACAGCTGCTAATATAGTGACCCCTACTAACGGAGACTAAACCACACAACAGTCACAAAtacttctttctgtcttcaactggaagaagaagagacttTTGTTGGGAAATGTCTGGAAAATGTTATGAACAAGAAATAAAATTCCTCAGTGAAATGCCATAGAAGAAGCCATCAAAAGGCAGCGGTTTGCTCCATTGTGCTGTGTTAAATCAGTCAGATCTATGTCAAGAACACCTCAGCAGAAAGCAATCAATATTTAGGTTGGAACGATGTCCGCAAATTTCTTAACGCAATATGAACGGTGTGTTTTGTTAAAAACTCCATCAAAGAGAACCAAACATCATAGAAAGgaagcagagacacacagagcagagcccTGACTAATAGGTTTATCGTGGTCCGGGGAAAAGGCCAATCCTTTCACTGCTAGCGAGGTCTCAGGGCAGCTCAGTCCTCTTCAGCGTAAAAATATGACAGTCAAGTATCCAAGCTGTGCCTCTGTTGTACCGGCATGTGTGTGACAGCCCCTCTGGGAAAAgccttgtgagtgtgtgtatatcgCCTGCGCAGCAAAGGTGTCACAGTCGGTTTCACATGCATGCCAAGATTGTGTATTCTTCTGCTAAAATGAAGATTGTTTATGTCACCAAGTGCCATATAAAGGGAATGATGTGTGTAAGCCCCATATGTAGAGCCACATTCTTGTGAAtaatacaagaagaaaaattgCAGATACGAGGGCACGTACTATGTATTGGGGAAGCTTTATGAATGCTTGTGTGCACACGTATCTGTTCTGACATGCTGGGAGCAATCAGTGTCCTTTGATAGGGTGAGATGTAAGCATCACAGGCTCTGGGTGCTCCGATGAATATGCACACTGATCCTCGCTCGCTGGTTGTGTGGCCTCTTTATCAGCCGGACACACATAATGCGCATGCACAGCATCAACTTGGGTGGGTATACTTGATTGTCATCAGTCAGAACATCATTCAGCCAAGttaaacaagtaaataaacatCTTTCCTGTGGGCCTGATAGCATCTCAGCACCCAGCTGACAGAAAGATGAAAGGAGCCTGAGACCACGCCATTTCTGCATGGCTTCGACGTTGCAATAAGCATTTTGTGCTTCTTGGTCAGCTCCCAGTACCTCTGTATCGCttcaataaagaaatgtttatgAAACACAACAAGACTAGTGAGATGAAGGTTGTGGGTGACAGAGATCAGAACAGCGAGGCATGCATGGACTTCACGCCACTCCAGCTTTACCTAAAACACTGGCAGTTACATACACAGTCACAAGAGCATAAATCAAACTCACGGTGTATGTGGTTGCGTTATGTATGCGTGTGTTCTTGTTCTATCTCAGTGAGCGACAAGCAGCAACACAGCCGCCGAGAGGTTTTATCACCTGCCCTTTCTCAGGATGGACATTTTGGTTGCGCTGAAGGTAGATGTCATGTTACCGTTGGCATGCTATGCCTTGCCCACCGGCACACAGGTACGGGATTTAGAGCGGGTTTTAAAAGTGAGTGGACAGACAGCTGAGGGGAGCATTGTGCAAGAGAGAATCAGATCGTATCTCCTGCTTTTTGGCTCTGCTGCCCTGTGTGAGTGGGTGTAAATAACTGTGTTCTGACCTCAAAGAGCCAGAGTGCATTAGAACACAGAACTGAATGCTTTCgtgtgtttcagagagagagagagagagagctggttTTCATAAAAATGGACAAATATGGCAATAAATAAGTCCTGCGGATGGGCAATGGAGTTTATAATAACCAGCTGTTGATGAATAATAGTCAAGCTGAAATAATCATCTCTACAAAAATGGAAGTTTTCTACTTCACTGTCTTTCAACAAAGAGGATTCTGATTGATTCCATTAACTTCACGTCattaatattacaatattaaaattatgtaaTAATTGAATATTTATTATGGCAGCACAGTGGCCAAGTGGTTAGCACTATCGCCTAACAGCAGGAACATCCTGGGTTGGAAGCTGCTGGCCTGCTGGGGCTTTTATGTGTTGCGTGTGTACATTCACTCAGTGTCTAAGTGGGTTTCTTCCAGAtgctctggtttcctcccacagtccaaagacatCCAAGATATTTAATAGGTAGGACAGGTGAAATGAAGACTCTAAATTGCCTGTGGGTGTGAATGTAATTGGTAATTTCTTTGGtaatgtgtgtgctgtgtgacaGAAGGGCAACCTATTCAAGGTGTTTCCCTGAACTAATGAGAGCTGTTCCCATCAGGTTTGCTCTTTAATTCTCAGTAGGTCAAAGTCGCACAAACAGACTTCTTATGAGACTGTGCTCTCTGGAATAATGATCATTTCAGTTGTGAAAACACCAAGATGGTGAGTAACCATATCAAAACAAGCTCTGAATGAAACAAATCTTTGCCTaaatatgaacttttttttgtatagGTTAACATTGCTGTAGTACAAGTTGTACTTTAAGTGTGCTGTCATGTAGGTGTGTACAAGTTTATTACCTTCTCATAGCGTGTCTCCATGCAGAGGAAGATGATGTAAGCCGTCGCACAAGCCAGACATCCTTCCAGGTAAGACTGACCTCCGATTTTTTCGGCCTCCACATAGTAAGTGTTCAGAGTCTTCACTGTCTCCTCAAGCAAGGTCCGCTCAATCTActtacatacacaaacaaacatccagGTAGAGATATGGAGGCATGCACACACTGCAAGGGCTGCAAAAGTGAAAAGTGCTCTGGCATAACTGTGGGAGCAAGCTGTTCAGCTATAAAACCGCCTGCCAAACATACCAGCTGCATTCTGCTCAACCCAAAATACTCCTACTTTGTCAAACAGTTTAGAAGCACACCTCACTTATAGAATATGAAGAAACTTGAGGAGAAGATTACTCAGAATTGTGACAGCTAATGGTagtggtttgatttttttggattttttttctgacgGAGACCATTTACAGTGAAGTGATGCAGATTTTTACACTGACTCCCTCTGTGCTTCTCTCTGtgcctgtttctctctgtgtgagtgtgg
This genomic interval from Thunnus thynnus chromosome 14, fThuThy2.1, whole genome shotgun sequence contains the following:
- the golga7bb gene encoding golgin subfamily A member 7B, giving the protein MATEFHNLQELRHSASLVTKVFIQRDYSEGTVCRFQTKFPSELDSRIERTLLEETVKTLNTYYVEAEKIGGQSYLEGCLACATAYIIFLCMETRYEKVLRKISGYIQEQNEKIYAPRGLLLTDPIERGMRVLEISVFEDRGSGSSSPSSSMSSAGSSAR